Proteins co-encoded in one Streptomyces sp. NBC_01283 genomic window:
- a CDS encoding carbohydrate kinase family protein encodes MPPSYDLLVIGDANPDVIVGPLTGPLAFGQREQLVDAGSLTLGGSAAIMACGAARLGLKVAFAGRVGDDEAGRYMRDALNARGVDTQALRVDASRPTPLTVVLTQGDDRAILTSPGTLTAVSGDDVPAELLADTRHVHAASYFLQPRLAADLPRLLRTARWHGASTSLDTQDDPSGRWDPAALDAVLGETDILLPNAQEALHLAGLPAGTPQRAAELLAARVPLVAVKNGADGALCHNGHTLLTAPGLPSAPVDTVGAGDSFDAGFIAALLDERPPYEALLFAVACGSLSTRARGGTPAQPTRDEVLAHTTPSGAHAS; translated from the coding sequence ATGCCACCCTCGTACGACCTACTCGTCATCGGGGACGCCAATCCCGATGTGATCGTGGGCCCGCTGACCGGACCGCTCGCTTTCGGCCAGCGCGAACAGCTCGTCGACGCGGGGTCACTCACCCTCGGCGGCTCGGCCGCGATCATGGCGTGCGGGGCCGCGCGCCTGGGCCTGAAGGTGGCCTTCGCCGGCCGTGTCGGCGACGACGAGGCCGGGCGCTACATGCGCGACGCGCTCAACGCCCGCGGCGTCGACACCCAGGCCCTGCGGGTGGACGCCTCCCGGCCGACCCCGCTCACCGTCGTGCTCACCCAGGGCGACGACCGCGCCATCCTCACCTCTCCGGGCACCCTGACCGCCGTCAGCGGCGACGATGTCCCCGCGGAGCTCCTCGCCGACACCCGGCACGTCCACGCCGCCTCGTACTTCCTGCAGCCCCGGCTTGCCGCCGACCTGCCCCGGCTGCTGCGCACCGCCCGCTGGCACGGCGCGAGCACGTCGCTCGACACCCAGGACGACCCCTCGGGGCGATGGGACCCGGCAGCCCTCGACGCCGTCCTCGGCGAGACCGACATCCTGCTGCCCAACGCCCAGGAGGCCCTGCACCTGGCCGGACTGCCGGCCGGCACCCCGCAGCGAGCGGCCGAACTCCTCGCCGCTCGCGTCCCGTTGGTGGCCGTCAAGAACGGCGCCGATGGCGCCCTGTGCCACAACGGCCACACGCTCCTGACCGCTCCGGGCCTTCCCTCGGCCCCCGTCGACACCGTAGGCGCCGGAGACAGCTTCGACGCCGGGTTCATCGCCGCTCTCCTCGATGAACGGCCCCCGTACGAGGCACTGCTGTTCGCCGTCGCCTGCGGGTCGCTGTCCACCCGCGCGCGCGGCGGCACCCCGGCCCAGCCCACGCGGGACGAAGTCCTCGCCCACACCACCCCGAGCGGAGCGCACGCCTCATGA
- a CDS encoding carbohydrate ABC transporter permease has product MTATTTVPKATARRATEPAALRRRRFRLAFSAWHVLLAPLALLFAVPLIWLLLSSVMTNAEINRFPPALWPSGIDLGGYRYVLGNAMFPRWLLNSAIVSAVAVASNLVFGALGGYAFARMRFRGSRALLVLMLATMAVPFQLTMIPTFLVMKKLGLIDTLGALIVPSLVTPFAVFLLRQFFLSLPRELEEAAWIDGCSRLRVLWSIVLPLARPALATVAVLTFLTTWNDLTWPLIAINHDTQYTLQLGLTTFQGQHHTRWSAVMAGNVLTVLPVLVAFLFAQKAFIRSVTSSGLKG; this is encoded by the coding sequence ATGACCGCGACCACCACCGTACCCAAGGCCACCGCACGCCGGGCCACCGAGCCCGCCGCTCTGCGCCGGCGCCGCTTCCGGCTGGCCTTCAGCGCCTGGCACGTGCTCCTCGCCCCGCTGGCGCTGCTCTTCGCCGTGCCGTTGATCTGGCTGCTGCTCAGCTCGGTGATGACCAACGCGGAGATCAACCGTTTCCCGCCCGCGCTGTGGCCTTCCGGCATCGATCTGGGCGGCTACCGCTATGTGCTGGGCAACGCCATGTTCCCTCGCTGGCTGCTGAACTCGGCGATCGTCTCCGCCGTCGCCGTCGCCTCCAACCTCGTCTTCGGCGCGCTCGGCGGCTACGCGTTCGCGCGGATGCGCTTTCGCGGCTCACGGGCGCTGCTCGTGCTGATGCTGGCCACGATGGCGGTTCCGTTCCAGCTGACGATGATCCCCACCTTCCTGGTCATGAAGAAGCTGGGCCTCATCGACACCCTGGGCGCGCTGATCGTGCCCTCCCTCGTCACGCCGTTCGCGGTGTTCCTGCTGCGGCAGTTCTTCCTCTCCCTGCCCAGGGAGCTGGAGGAGGCCGCCTGGATCGACGGCTGTTCGAGGCTGCGGGTCCTCTGGTCGATCGTGCTTCCGCTGGCGCGGCCCGCGCTGGCCACGGTGGCGGTACTGACCTTTCTCACCACGTGGAACGACCTGACCTGGCCGCTGATCGCGATCAACCACGACACCCAGTACACGCTGCAGCTGGGTCTCACCACCTTCCAGGGGCAGCACCACACGCGCTGGTCCGCGGTGATGGCGGGCAACGTGCTCACCGTCCTTCCGGTGCTGGTCGCGTTCCTCTTCGCGCAGAAGGCCTTCATCCGCTCGGTCACCTCCAGCGGCCTGAAGGGCTGA
- a CDS encoding carbohydrate ABC transporter permease, translated as MPPLPRPLTLSPDASGQRALRRRRRSETVTAWAFISPAVLVILGLSVLPVVWSLLLSFQANDLVTPSRWVGLDNYRALSQDPHFSQAVRNTLLYTVLYVPLSIVIGLALALALNRRIRFVGLYRTLFFVPFVISATAQGVLFSFILDPEFGAANSVLHHLGISPQGFLTDSSQALFVLVAITLWSGTGLCTVIYLAALQDVDQSLIEAARLDGAGRRHLLRHVTLPALSPVSVFLLLWQTIQALQVFDLVYVTTKGGPLGSTTVIVYFIWEQAFKNFTAGYGAAAAYVLALALFVVAVVLRVVRGRERTLRTKAAA; from the coding sequence ATGCCGCCACTTCCCCGCCCCCTGACCCTGTCCCCGGACGCCTCCGGCCAACGCGCCCTGCGCCGCCGGCGCCGCAGCGAGACCGTCACCGCCTGGGCCTTCATCTCCCCCGCGGTGCTTGTCATCCTCGGCCTGAGCGTCCTGCCGGTCGTCTGGTCGCTGCTGCTGTCATTCCAGGCCAACGACCTCGTCACGCCCAGCCGTTGGGTCGGCCTCGACAACTACCGGGCGCTGTCCCAGGACCCGCATTTCAGCCAGGCCGTGCGCAACACCCTGCTCTACACCGTCCTGTACGTGCCCTTGAGCATCGTCATCGGACTCGCACTCGCCCTGGCGCTGAACCGGCGGATTCGCTTCGTCGGCCTGTACCGCACCTTGTTCTTCGTGCCGTTCGTCATCTCGGCGACCGCCCAGGGCGTGCTGTTCTCGTTCATCCTCGACCCCGAGTTCGGGGCGGCCAACTCCGTCCTCCACCATCTGGGGATCTCGCCGCAGGGCTTCCTCACCGACTCGTCGCAGGCGCTGTTCGTGCTGGTCGCCATCACGCTGTGGAGCGGCACCGGGCTGTGCACCGTCATCTACCTGGCCGCGTTGCAGGACGTCGATCAGTCACTGATCGAGGCGGCCCGCCTGGACGGCGCGGGGCGACGGCACCTGCTGCGGCACGTGACGCTGCCCGCGCTCTCCCCGGTCAGCGTGTTTCTGCTGCTGTGGCAGACCATCCAGGCCCTTCAGGTCTTCGACCTGGTCTATGTGACGACCAAGGGCGGACCACTCGGCTCGACCACGGTGATCGTCTACTTCATCTGGGAGCAGGCGTTCAAGAACTTCACCGCCGGGTACGGCGCCGCGGCCGCCTACGTCCTGGCGCTCGCCCTGTTCGTCGTGGCCGTCGTGCTGCGCGTGGTCCGTGGCCGTGAGCGCACCCTTCGTACGAAAGCAGCCGCCTGA
- a CDS encoding ABC transporter substrate-binding protein, producing MTAGPRAPGGPSRRGVLRAGGAAAIVAGGGTLAGCGTGPADGVGPDGRVTIQLWHGQTDTAAKVIKGLVARFQAAHPDIRVDMGGGVLADAMLQKITAALAAGSYPDIAYVFGSDLASVARSPEVVDLTDHVREGPTPWRNFWAPARQAVTINGRVRAMPALLDCLAVVCNKKLFAEAGLDLPEPGWTWDEFTDTARRLTDAGKGRFGTGWPGTGDEDTVWRMWPMVWDLGGDVIADDGHGIGFAKEGVRALEVVRDLVRDKSVYVDPKPGSEQMYQVFLSGRMGMVPTGPWQLPDITQAKVDYHVVPLPSFSRRPVTISGPDTWTVFDNGTARKRAARTFVTWLNQPGPDSRWAVEAGSLPLSRRSQDRPAWREHAADMPGLPVFTDAVTSARVRPVHAAYPRVSQSLGQAVVSVLLGRKSPADAVRTCAEEANAALLIPR from the coding sequence ATGACCGCAGGACCCCGAGCGCCGGGAGGCCCCTCGCGGCGCGGCGTGCTGCGCGCGGGCGGCGCGGCGGCGATCGTGGCGGGCGGTGGCACGCTGGCGGGCTGCGGCACGGGGCCCGCCGACGGGGTCGGCCCCGACGGCCGGGTGACCATCCAGCTGTGGCACGGCCAGACGGACACCGCCGCGAAGGTCATCAAGGGGCTGGTCGCCCGCTTCCAGGCCGCCCATCCGGACATCCGCGTCGACATGGGCGGCGGCGTGCTCGCCGACGCCATGCTGCAGAAGATCACCGCCGCGCTCGCCGCGGGCTCGTACCCCGATATCGCCTACGTCTTCGGCTCCGACCTGGCCAGCGTCGCCCGGAGCCCCGAGGTGGTCGACCTGACCGACCACGTGCGCGAGGGGCCGACACCGTGGCGCAACTTCTGGGCCCCGGCCCGGCAGGCCGTCACCATCAACGGCCGGGTCCGTGCGATGCCCGCGCTCCTGGACTGCCTCGCCGTGGTCTGCAACAAGAAGCTGTTCGCCGAGGCCGGACTCGATCTGCCCGAACCGGGCTGGACCTGGGACGAGTTCACCGACACGGCGCGCCGCCTGACCGATGCCGGCAAGGGGCGCTTCGGCACCGGCTGGCCCGGCACCGGCGACGAGGACACCGTGTGGCGGATGTGGCCGATGGTGTGGGACCTGGGCGGCGACGTGATCGCCGACGACGGGCACGGCATCGGCTTCGCGAAGGAGGGCGTACGCGCACTGGAGGTCGTACGGGACCTGGTGCGCGACAAGAGCGTCTACGTCGACCCCAAGCCCGGCAGCGAGCAGATGTACCAGGTCTTCCTTTCCGGGCGGATGGGCATGGTGCCCACCGGCCCCTGGCAGCTTCCGGACATCACCCAGGCCAAGGTCGATTACCACGTGGTGCCCCTGCCCAGCTTCAGCCGCCGCCCCGTGACCATCTCCGGACCCGACACCTGGACGGTGTTCGACAACGGCACGGCCCGGAAGAGGGCCGCCCGCACCTTCGTCACCTGGCTCAACCAGCCGGGGCCGGACAGCCGGTGGGCCGTCGAGGCGGGCAGCCTGCCGCTGAGCCGCCGCAGCCAGGACCGCCCGGCCTGGCGCGAGCACGCCGCCGACATGCCCGGCCTGCCGGTGTTCACCGACGCGGTCACCTCGGCGCGGGTGCGCCCCGTGCACGCCGCCTACCCCCGCGTCTCCCAGTCCCTCGGGCAGGCGGTCGTCTCCGTCCTGCTCGGCCGCAAGAGCCCCGCCGACGCGGTGCGCACGTGCGCCGAAGAAGCCAACGCCGCCCTGCTGATACCGCGTTGA
- a CDS encoding endo alpha-1,4 polygalactosaminidase: MSLNRVLRRGVAASAALTATVAACLLVPSTASGATAAELPPAHAGFDYQIGGSYTPPAGVGTVSRDRTADPAPGLYNICYLNAFQVQPGAEGDWDPDLLLRDADGEVVYDGDWGEAVLDIRTAGKRERIAAKVGGWIDGCADKGFQAVEPDNYDTFTRFPDLLTADQAMSYVSLLSAHAHRQGLAAAQKNTPQLAGERERTGLDFAVAEECGAYDECGDYTAAFGDDVLVIEYTDDGLRKACAGFGDRLSIVRRDVGVSPAGGDGYVRRTC, from the coding sequence ATGAGCCTCAATCGTGTTCTGCGCAGGGGTGTCGCCGCGTCCGCGGCGCTCACGGCCACCGTGGCCGCCTGCCTGCTCGTCCCGTCCACGGCATCCGGCGCGACCGCCGCCGAGCTGCCACCGGCTCACGCCGGGTTCGACTACCAGATCGGCGGCTCGTACACGCCGCCCGCCGGGGTCGGGACCGTCAGCCGGGACCGGACGGCAGACCCCGCACCCGGCCTGTACAACATCTGCTACCTCAACGCCTTCCAGGTCCAGCCGGGGGCCGAGGGGGACTGGGACCCCGACCTGCTGCTGCGGGACGCCGACGGCGAGGTCGTGTACGACGGCGACTGGGGCGAGGCCGTCCTGGACATCCGCACCGCCGGCAAGCGCGAGCGGATCGCCGCCAAGGTCGGCGGCTGGATCGACGGCTGTGCCGACAAGGGCTTCCAGGCGGTCGAGCCGGACAACTACGACACCTTCACCCGCTTCCCGGACCTGCTGACGGCCGACCAGGCCATGTCCTACGTCTCGCTGCTCTCCGCACACGCCCACCGACAGGGCCTGGCCGCCGCGCAGAAGAACACTCCCCAGCTGGCCGGTGAGCGCGAACGGACCGGGCTCGACTTCGCCGTCGCCGAGGAGTGCGGCGCGTACGACGAGTGCGGCGACTACACCGCCGCGTTCGGCGACGACGTCCTGGTCATCGAGTACACGGACGACGGTCTGCGCAAGGCCTGCGCGGGCTTCGGCGACCGGCTGAGCATCGTGCGCCGCGACGTCGGTGTGTCGCCCGCGGGCGGCGACGGATACGTCCGCCGTACCTGCTGA
- a CDS encoding DeoR/GlpR family DNA-binding transcription regulator: MLRSDRHARILEHVAAQGSADVTQLSRLLGVSQATVRRDLRQLSDQRLLERTHGGAVLGGLSIEVPLQHRIDQRSPQKQAIAQAAAGLVPAGAVVGLTGGSTTTEVARLLADRGPVTIVTNAVNIAAALVLRPTVTLIVVGGTARSESYELVGPIAEKTLADHHTDIAFLGVDGISAVHGCTTHDQLEAATDRAFAGHSSRTVVVADHTKIGRATFARICPTAGVHTLVTDGGAPGGELDAIAADGVRVTVV, encoded by the coding sequence GTGCTGAGAAGCGACCGCCATGCGCGGATACTTGAGCATGTCGCCGCCCAGGGCAGCGCGGACGTCACGCAGTTGTCCCGGCTGCTCGGGGTGTCGCAGGCCACCGTGCGCCGCGACCTGCGCCAGTTGAGCGACCAGCGGCTGCTCGAGCGCACGCACGGCGGCGCGGTCCTCGGCGGTCTGAGCATCGAGGTGCCGCTCCAGCACCGGATCGATCAGCGCTCCCCGCAGAAGCAGGCCATCGCGCAGGCAGCCGCCGGACTGGTGCCCGCCGGTGCGGTGGTGGGTCTCACCGGCGGCAGCACCACCACGGAGGTGGCCCGGCTGCTCGCCGACCGCGGCCCCGTCACGATCGTCACCAACGCCGTGAACATCGCGGCGGCCCTCGTCCTGCGCCCGACCGTCACGCTGATCGTGGTCGGCGGCACCGCCCGCAGCGAGAGCTACGAACTGGTGGGCCCCATCGCGGAGAAGACCCTCGCCGACCACCACACGGACATCGCGTTCCTCGGCGTGGACGGCATCAGCGCCGTCCACGGGTGCACCACGCACGATCAGCTGGAGGCCGCCACCGACCGTGCCTTCGCGGGCCACAGCAGTCGCACCGTCGTGGTCGCCGACCACACGAAGATCGGCAGGGCGACGTTCGCCAGGATCTGCCCGACGGCCGGCGTGCACACCCTCGTCACCGACGGCGGGGCGCCCGGGGGTGAGCTCGACGCCATCGCCGCCGACGGCGTGCGGGTCACGGTCGTCTGA